In one window of Leifsonia sp. NPDC080035 DNA:
- a CDS encoding DUF2142 domain-containing protein — MSSAQPVRPARRRFRAIFLVPILIFLALASWAVSSPLGTSPDDDFHLASSYCGLGERAGLCADVPGQPIQRAVPAAIVKITCGRGGGTYTQCRIAGESSEAAPVATKRWNYAGAYPPIYYTVTGVFASEDVGRSAMVMRAFNVLLFAGLGTLLFWLLPRIRRTTMLWMWSATVVPLGMFLIASNNPSSWAILSGGTLWLALLGFFETRGRRMWGLGALAAVGALMGAGARPDSAAYVAVAAVAVTIFEFRRTREFALKCIAPAVIVVLGILFYLGSKSTASTTGLVGGHQASSLPPLDLIWNNIVQLPNLYAGALGTWGLGWIDTPMPAVVWVFAIGVLGAALFAGAVSFGKRKLWGVLVVGLALVAVPSWVLYQGKALVGQEVQPRYVLPLLIMFVGFMLLQTERRPLVFSRFQTISVAAALTVANAVALHTNIRRYISGLQVTDPNLNHYVQQWWLGPFSPMLLWAFGTVTFAGAVAIALLYTRTPEPVAGPELPPETTGPASTSGRAPEADDLELTPENAETAGTPGSDVPAVEPERPGQTAVPMTR; from the coding sequence GTGTCCTCCGCTCAACCCGTTCGCCCCGCACGCCGACGCTTCCGGGCGATCTTCCTGGTCCCCATCCTGATCTTCCTGGCTCTCGCCTCCTGGGCGGTGTCGTCGCCCCTCGGCACCAGCCCCGACGACGACTTCCACCTGGCCAGTAGCTACTGCGGTCTGGGCGAGCGGGCCGGCCTCTGCGCCGACGTCCCCGGCCAGCCGATCCAGCGCGCGGTGCCTGCGGCGATCGTGAAGATCACCTGCGGCCGCGGAGGCGGGACGTACACGCAGTGCCGGATCGCCGGCGAGAGCAGCGAGGCCGCCCCGGTGGCGACGAAGCGCTGGAACTACGCCGGCGCGTACCCGCCCATCTACTACACGGTGACGGGCGTGTTCGCCAGCGAGGACGTCGGCCGCTCCGCCATGGTGATGCGGGCGTTCAACGTCCTCCTCTTCGCCGGGCTCGGGACGCTGCTGTTCTGGTTGCTCCCACGCATCAGGCGGACGACGATGCTCTGGATGTGGTCAGCGACGGTCGTTCCGCTCGGGATGTTCCTGATCGCCTCGAACAACCCCAGTTCGTGGGCGATCCTGTCCGGCGGCACGCTCTGGCTGGCCCTCCTCGGCTTCTTCGAGACCAGGGGGCGGCGGATGTGGGGACTGGGCGCGCTGGCCGCCGTCGGCGCCCTGATGGGAGCCGGTGCGCGACCGGATTCGGCGGCCTACGTCGCCGTCGCCGCGGTGGCGGTGACGATCTTCGAGTTCCGGCGCACTCGCGAGTTCGCCCTGAAGTGCATCGCCCCGGCCGTCATCGTCGTGCTCGGCATCCTCTTCTACCTCGGCTCGAAGTCCACGGCGTCGACGACGGGCCTCGTCGGCGGGCACCAGGCGAGCTCCCTGCCGCCCCTCGACCTGATCTGGAACAACATCGTCCAGCTCCCCAACCTGTACGCCGGGGCGCTGGGGACGTGGGGTCTCGGCTGGATCGACACCCCGATGCCCGCCGTCGTGTGGGTGTTCGCCATCGGGGTCCTCGGGGCCGCGCTGTTCGCCGGCGCCGTCTCGTTCGGGAAGCGGAAGCTCTGGGGCGTGCTCGTCGTCGGTCTCGCCCTGGTGGCTGTCCCGAGCTGGGTGCTGTATCAGGGCAAGGCGCTGGTCGGGCAGGAGGTGCAGCCGCGCTACGTCCTGCCGCTGCTGATCATGTTCGTCGGCTTCATGCTGCTGCAGACCGAGCGCAGGCCGCTGGTCTTCTCCCGCTTCCAGACGATCTCCGTCGCCGCCGCCCTCACGGTGGCCAACGCGGTCGCCCTGCACACGAACATCCGCCGGTACATCTCCGGCCTGCAGGTCACCGACCCGAACCTCAACCACTACGTGCAGCAGTGGTGGCTCGGCCCGTTCTCGCCGATGCTGCTGTGGGCGTTCGGCACGGTCACCTTCGCGGGCGCCGTCGCGATCGCGCTGCTGTACACGCGGACGCCGGAGCCCGTCGCAGGTCCCGAGCTGCCGCCGGAGACGACCGGCCCCGCCTCGACGAGTGGGCGGGCGCCGGAGGCCGACGACCTCGAGCTGACGCCCGAGAACGCGGAAACGGCCGGGACGCCCGGATCGGACGTCCCGGCCGTCGAGCCGGAGAGGCCGGGTCAGACCGCCGTTCCGATGACGCGGTAG
- the wecB gene encoding UDP-N-acetylglucosamine 2-epimerase (non-hydrolyzing), giving the protein MRVLSVVGARPQFVKLAPIAAAFDGHAEHIVIHTGQHYDELMSDVFFRDLGIPEPDVNLAIGSGNHGAQTGAMLAAIEPELERFRPDWVLVYGDTNSTLAAAVAAVKLHIPLAHLEAGLRSFNRRMPEEHNRVLTDHAADLLLAPTQVAMDHLATEGLAARSVLVGDVMTDVLYRVRDAQQGAPGPFPEHGDGEYYVATLHRPDNTDDPARLGAIVEQLAALGKPVMLLAHPRLRAAAEAGGVRLETGSIVVREPLAYPQLVSAVSRSAGVVTDSGGLQKEAFLLRVPCTTVRSETEWVETVELGWNVLVDADLSVLRAVVERPAPEPTDAQPYGDGHAAERVLEALSARSA; this is encoded by the coding sequence ATGCGCGTACTCAGTGTCGTCGGAGCCCGCCCCCAGTTCGTCAAGCTCGCCCCGATCGCCGCGGCGTTCGACGGGCACGCCGAGCACATCGTCATCCACACCGGTCAGCACTACGACGAGCTGATGTCGGACGTGTTCTTCCGCGATCTCGGCATCCCGGAGCCCGACGTGAACCTGGCGATCGGGTCCGGGAACCACGGCGCGCAGACCGGCGCGATGCTCGCCGCGATCGAGCCGGAGCTGGAACGCTTCCGCCCCGACTGGGTGCTCGTCTACGGCGACACCAACTCGACGCTCGCCGCGGCCGTCGCCGCGGTGAAGCTGCACATCCCGCTGGCCCACCTGGAGGCCGGACTGCGGTCGTTCAACCGGCGGATGCCGGAGGAGCACAACCGGGTGCTCACCGACCACGCGGCCGACCTCCTGCTCGCGCCGACGCAGGTGGCCATGGACCACCTCGCGACCGAGGGCCTCGCCGCCCGCAGCGTTCTGGTCGGCGACGTGATGACGGACGTGCTCTACCGCGTCCGCGACGCCCAGCAGGGCGCACCCGGCCCCTTCCCGGAGCACGGCGACGGCGAGTACTACGTCGCGACGCTGCACCGCCCGGACAACACGGACGACCCTGCGCGCCTCGGTGCGATCGTCGAGCAGCTCGCCGCGCTGGGCAAGCCCGTGATGCTGCTCGCGCACCCCCGCCTGCGCGCGGCGGCCGAGGCCGGCGGCGTCCGGCTCGAGACCGGCTCGATCGTGGTGCGGGAGCCGCTCGCCTACCCGCAGCTGGTGTCGGCGGTCTCGCGCAGCGCCGGCGTCGTGACCGACTCCGGCGGCCTGCAGAAGGAGGCGTTCCTGCTTCGGGTGCCGTGCACGACGGTGCGCAGCGAGACGGAGTGGGTGGAGACGGTCGAGCTCGGCTGGAACGTCCTCGTCGACGCGGACCTCTCCGTCCTCCGTGCCGTCGTCGAGCGCCCGGCCCCTGAGCCCACCGACGCGCAGCCGTACGGCGACGGCCACGCCGCGGAGCGGGTCCTCGAGGCGCTCAGCGCCCGCAGCGCCTAG
- a CDS encoding glycosyltransferase, with amino-acid sequence MATEDERGTTKVLVITPDSLGKRMAGPAIRAWEMATVLSDVADVRLVSTVAADLESTRFPVGFADEATLRGHVAWADVVVFQGHVLSSFPWIKRAPVIIVADIYDPMHLEQLEQTVGMPEDDRLRAILETAEVLNDQIERADFMMCASEKQRDFWLGQLAAVYRVNPFTYGDDPSLRRLLSVVPFGIQDQPPVQRTHGIKGVVPGIAETDKVILWGGGIYNWFDPITLIEAVELLSARHDDVRLFFLGAGHPNRHVPKMEMVTKARDLADAKGLAGTSVFFHDDWVPYNERADFLLDADLGASTHFEHLETAFSFRTRILDYLWASLPIVTTDGDTFAGLVREHGLGRVVPPVDAAALADALESVLYDEAESAAITERVREFAETMRWRKVLAPLVEFVKDPHPAPDSPLTLLTPRTRIIADLQTRIRGMESSTSWRVTLPIRLVKDVISPSAGRSRRRRGAGGTR; translated from the coding sequence ATGGCAACGGAAGACGAGCGCGGCACGACCAAGGTCTTGGTGATCACACCGGATTCGCTGGGCAAGCGGATGGCGGGACCGGCGATCCGGGCATGGGAGATGGCGACAGTGCTCTCCGACGTCGCCGACGTCCGGCTGGTGTCCACCGTTGCCGCCGACCTCGAGTCGACGCGTTTCCCCGTCGGATTCGCCGACGAGGCGACGCTGCGCGGTCACGTCGCCTGGGCCGACGTCGTCGTCTTCCAGGGCCACGTGCTCTCGAGCTTCCCGTGGATCAAGCGCGCCCCGGTGATCATCGTCGCCGACATCTACGACCCGATGCACCTCGAGCAGCTCGAGCAGACCGTCGGGATGCCGGAGGACGACCGGCTCCGGGCGATCCTGGAGACCGCGGAGGTCCTGAACGACCAGATCGAGCGCGCCGACTTCATGATGTGCGCGTCGGAGAAGCAGCGGGACTTCTGGCTCGGCCAGCTCGCCGCCGTCTACCGCGTGAACCCGTTCACCTACGGCGACGACCCGAGCCTTCGGCGCCTGCTCTCCGTGGTGCCGTTCGGCATCCAGGACCAGCCGCCCGTGCAGCGAACGCACGGCATCAAGGGCGTCGTTCCCGGCATCGCCGAGACGGACAAGGTCATCCTCTGGGGCGGCGGGATCTACAACTGGTTCGACCCCATCACGCTCATCGAGGCCGTCGAGCTGCTGAGCGCGCGCCACGACGACGTCCGGCTGTTCTTCCTCGGCGCCGGACATCCCAACCGGCACGTCCCCAAGATGGAGATGGTGACGAAGGCGCGCGACCTCGCCGACGCGAAGGGCCTCGCCGGCACCTCGGTCTTCTTCCATGACGACTGGGTGCCGTACAACGAGCGCGCCGACTTCCTGCTGGACGCCGACCTCGGCGCGAGCACCCACTTCGAGCACCTGGAGACCGCGTTCAGCTTCCGCACGCGCATCCTGGACTACCTCTGGGCCTCGCTGCCGATCGTCACGACCGACGGCGACACCTTCGCCGGTCTCGTGCGCGAGCACGGCCTCGGCAGGGTCGTCCCGCCGGTGGATGCGGCGGCCCTCGCCGACGCGCTCGAGTCCGTTCTCTACGACGAGGCGGAGTCCGCGGCGATCACGGAACGCGTCCGCGAGTTCGCCGAGACCATGCGCTGGAGGAAGGTCCTGGCGCCGCTCGTGGAGTTCGTGAAGGATCCGCACCCGGCCCCCGACTCCCCGCTCACCCTGCTCACCCCGCGCACGCGCATCATCGCGGATCTGCAGACCCGCATCCGCGGCATGGAGTCGAGCACCTCCTGGCGGGTCACGCTCCCGATCCGCCTGGTCAAGGACG
- a CDS encoding glycosyltransferase family 4 protein, with amino-acid sequence MPRRVAVVTTWFPSDERPTEAPFNLDHSRAIARSADVSVIHLRLGGSGSIRTEDYAGFRVTRIPLSPRHPLRALRGLRILLLRARRADIVQTMAFSSILAVALIRPWLRRPWAHIEHWNGVSRPESVGRLWHTFRWLRRLIGLTDFVGGVTGELTRCLEHFAKGKPSEVVPCVVENPEPIPAARPDGLHLVALGGLIPRKNPLLAVDVVAALRERHPEVTMRWVGDGPQRAEVAARIADLGLGDVFTLVGNVPPERRFREFAPASIYFLPTTQENFFTSAAEALSAGVPVVAARVGGFTDFADESNSVLIGRDEMRVEPFVTAIETAAERFAGVAPATIAEPIRARFGMDALAEQFDRIHTSLLA; translated from the coding sequence ATGCCAAGAAGAGTCGCCGTCGTCACGACCTGGTTCCCCTCCGACGAGCGCCCGACGGAGGCGCCGTTCAACCTGGACCACAGCCGCGCGATCGCGCGCAGCGCCGATGTCTCCGTGATCCACCTGCGCCTCGGCGGCAGCGGGAGCATCCGCACCGAGGACTACGCCGGCTTCCGCGTGACCCGCATCCCGCTCTCGCCACGGCACCCCCTGCGCGCGCTGCGAGGATTGCGGATCCTGCTGCTGCGTGCGCGCCGCGCGGACATCGTCCAGACGATGGCGTTCTCCTCCATCCTCGCCGTCGCCCTGATCCGGCCCTGGCTGCGCCGCCCGTGGGCGCACATCGAGCACTGGAACGGCGTCTCCCGGCCGGAGTCCGTCGGCAGGCTCTGGCACACGTTCCGCTGGCTCCGCCGGCTGATCGGCCTCACCGACTTCGTCGGCGGCGTGACGGGCGAGCTGACGCGGTGCCTGGAGCACTTCGCGAAGGGGAAGCCCTCCGAGGTCGTACCGTGCGTGGTGGAGAATCCGGAGCCGATCCCGGCCGCCCGCCCCGACGGCCTGCACCTCGTGGCCCTGGGCGGCCTCATCCCCCGCAAGAACCCCCTGCTCGCCGTGGACGTCGTCGCCGCGTTGCGCGAGCGTCACCCGGAGGTGACGATGCGCTGGGTGGGTGACGGCCCGCAGCGCGCGGAGGTCGCTGCACGGATCGCCGACCTCGGACTCGGCGACGTGTTCACGCTGGTGGGCAACGTGCCGCCCGAGCGGCGGTTCCGCGAGTTCGCCCCGGCGTCGATCTACTTCCTGCCGACGACCCAGGAGAACTTCTTCACCTCCGCCGCGGAAGCGCTCTCCGCCGGTGTGCCGGTCGTCGCGGCGCGCGTCGGCGGCTTCACCGATTTCGCCGACGAGTCCAACTCGGTCCTCATCGGGCGCGACGAAATGCGCGTCGAGCCCTTCGTGACGGCCATCGAGACGGCCGCTGAGCGGTTCGCAGGCGTCGCCCCGGCGACGATCGCCGAGCCGATCCGCGCCCGATTCGGGATGGACGCGCTGGCCGAGCAGTTCGACCGCATCCACACGTCCCTGCTCGCCTGA
- a CDS encoding glycosyltransferase family 4 protein, with protein MTRRPRVLLATRLYAPEVAAAAFRLRALARGLAGENAEVRVVTTRPPRSAPPAPRDAGVSVSRFPVLRDRGGNVRGYIQYLSFDIPLFFRLLFSRADLVISEPPPTTGVVVAVTSWLHRRPFVHYAADIWTDGVIALGAPRFVVAVMRALERFTLRRAALVLSVSDGVAERATEFGVDPDRIATVGNGVDTDTFRRDGESERDARPTFVYTGSMSEWQTPAIFVRALPRVLEEFPDARIVFFGQGVEEEATRELAQQLVGDAAYFGGVVPPAEAARWLRGATAALASITPGIGYDFAKPTKIYAAAACGAPVVFAGVGAGAELVAENGLGWRAGYDPAAVAEAMLAAARDEASGVRDARAEERSRWVDENASLSAIGRLGGRAALGAIRGA; from the coding sequence GTGACCCGACGACCTCGAGTCCTTCTCGCCACGCGGCTGTACGCACCGGAGGTCGCCGCGGCTGCTTTCCGGCTCCGCGCGCTCGCGCGCGGTCTCGCGGGTGAGAACGCCGAGGTGCGTGTCGTCACCACCAGACCCCCACGCTCCGCGCCGCCCGCGCCGCGCGACGCCGGCGTCAGCGTCTCCCGCTTCCCGGTCCTCCGTGACAGGGGCGGCAACGTGCGCGGCTACATCCAGTACCTCAGCTTCGACATCCCGCTGTTCTTCCGGCTGCTGTTCTCGCGGGCCGACCTCGTCATCTCCGAGCCGCCGCCCACCACCGGCGTGGTCGTGGCCGTCACCTCGTGGCTGCACCGCCGCCCCTTCGTCCACTACGCAGCGGACATCTGGACCGACGGCGTCATCGCGCTGGGTGCGCCCCGGTTCGTCGTTGCGGTGATGCGCGCGCTGGAGCGGTTCACTCTGCGACGGGCCGCCCTCGTCCTCTCGGTCTCGGACGGCGTCGCCGAGCGGGCGACGGAGTTCGGGGTCGACCCTGACAGGATCGCCACGGTCGGCAACGGCGTCGACACCGACACGTTCCGTCGCGACGGTGAATCGGAGCGGGATGCACGGCCGACGTTCGTCTACACCGGCTCCATGTCGGAGTGGCAGACGCCGGCGATCTTCGTGCGCGCGCTCCCCCGCGTCCTGGAGGAGTTCCCCGACGCCCGCATCGTCTTCTTCGGCCAGGGCGTCGAGGAGGAGGCGACCCGCGAACTCGCTCAGCAGCTCGTCGGCGACGCCGCGTACTTCGGGGGCGTCGTCCCCCCGGCGGAGGCTGCCCGCTGGCTGCGCGGCGCGACCGCGGCGCTCGCCAGCATCACTCCCGGCATCGGCTACGACTTCGCCAAACCCACCAAGATCTACGCGGCCGCGGCCTGCGGTGCTCCCGTCGTCTTCGCGGGTGTCGGCGCCGGCGCGGAGCTGGTCGCCGAGAACGGACTCGGCTGGCGGGCAGGCTACGACCCCGCCGCAGTGGCGGAGGCGATGCTCGCCGCCGCGCGCGACGAGGCGTCCGGCGTGCGCGACGCGCGCGCGGAGGAACGCAGCAGGTGGGTGGACGAGAACGCGTCCCTCTCCGCGATCGGCCGCCTGGGCGGCCGGGCCGCTCTCGGCGCCATCCGGGGCGCCTGA
- a CDS encoding nucleotide sugar dehydrogenase: MRISVVALGKIGLPLAVQYASKGHDVVGVDVNPSVVASVNAGTAPFPGETGLDEKLAEVVSAGRLRATTDYAEAIPEAEAVVIVVPLFVDEEARPDWTWMDAATTSVGENLRPGTLVSYETTLPVGTTRTRWAPRLEELSGLTEGTDFHVAFSPERVLSGRIFADLRRYPKLIGGLSEAGAARATAFYEAVLDFDERTDLERPNGVWDLGSAEAAEFAKLAETTYRDVNIALANQFARFAERSGIDVYQVIEASNSQPYSHIHRPGIAVGGHCIPVYPRLYLWNDPEATVVRTAREANALMPSHAVDLLEEALGGLQGARVVVLGAAYRGGVKETAFSGVFPTVSELTDRGAVPVVHDPLYTDEELEKLGFTPYHLGEQADAVVIQADHAEYRTIGAAEIPGVRAVVDGRRISSEDAWGGVPYRVIGTAV, translated from the coding sequence ATGAGAATCTCCGTCGTCGCCCTCGGAAAGATCGGGCTGCCGCTCGCCGTCCAGTACGCATCGAAGGGACACGACGTCGTCGGCGTCGATGTCAACCCGTCGGTCGTCGCCTCCGTCAACGCGGGCACCGCCCCGTTCCCCGGCGAGACCGGCCTCGACGAGAAGCTGGCGGAGGTCGTCTCGGCCGGCCGCCTGCGCGCGACCACCGACTACGCGGAGGCGATCCCGGAGGCGGAGGCCGTCGTCATCGTCGTCCCGCTCTTCGTCGACGAGGAGGCCCGTCCCGACTGGACGTGGATGGACGCCGCGACGACCTCGGTCGGTGAGAACCTGCGCCCCGGCACCCTGGTCTCCTACGAGACCACCCTCCCGGTCGGCACGACCCGCACCCGCTGGGCGCCGCGGCTCGAGGAGCTCTCCGGCCTGACCGAGGGCACCGACTTCCACGTCGCCTTCTCCCCCGAGCGCGTGCTCTCCGGCCGGATCTTCGCGGACCTGCGCCGCTACCCGAAGCTGATCGGCGGTCTCAGCGAGGCCGGCGCCGCCCGCGCGACGGCTTTCTACGAGGCCGTCCTCGACTTCGACGAGCGCACAGACCTGGAGCGCCCGAACGGCGTCTGGGACCTGGGCTCGGCGGAGGCGGCCGAGTTCGCAAAGCTCGCCGAGACCACCTACCGCGACGTCAACATCGCCCTCGCCAACCAGTTCGCGCGCTTCGCGGAGCGCTCGGGCATCGACGTGTACCAGGTCATCGAGGCGTCGAACTCGCAACCGTACAGCCACATCCACCGGCCCGGGATCGCGGTCGGCGGCCACTGCATCCCCGTCTACCCGCGCCTCTACCTGTGGAACGACCCTGAGGCGACCGTCGTGCGCACCGCGCGCGAGGCCAACGCCCTGATGCCGTCGCACGCCGTCGACCTGCTGGAGGAGGCGCTGGGCGGCCTGCAGGGCGCCCGTGTCGTCGTGCTCGGCGCCGCCTACCGCGGCGGCGTCAAGGAGACCGCGTTCTCGGGCGTCTTCCCCACGGTCTCCGAACTGACCGACCGCGGCGCCGTGCCCGTCGTGCACGACCCGCTCTACACCGACGAGGAGCTCGAGAAGCTCGGCTTCACGCCGTACCACCTCGGGGAGCAGGCCGACGCGGTCGTAATCCAGGCCGACCACGCCGAGTACCGTACGATCGGCGCCGCCGAGATCCCCGGCGTGCGCGCCGTGGTCGACGGCCGCCGGATCAGCTCCGAGGACGCGTGGGGCGGGGTCCCCTACCGCGTCATCGGAACGGCGGTCTGA
- a CDS encoding glycosyltransferase, which yields MSASKPGVVSVVLVNFRGTDDTLQALRHLRELDWPSDRLELVVVENGSGDDSLERLQAEAGDDVLVVPSKENLGFAGGCNLGVSRSSGEFVAFLNNDARPDAAWVRAAVTRFGENARIGAVASKVLDWEGENVDYIGAALTWFGMGYKPLTAQPAPADDGRAHDVLFGTGSAMFVRRDVYDALGGFDKSYFMFFEDVDLGWRLNLAGWRYVYEPASVAFHKHHASMGGFGAYKEDYLLERNALYTQFKNLGDEALGTTLQASMALSVRRGVEKGQVDTTAFDLRASDDDAAPNASVPKVALSSLYAIDQFVEHLPQLREARERIQSTRVVSDAQVWRLFGQTDAPSFTTDRYLEGYESLVETFDVLDGPTGTKVLVITGDPVGQQLAGPAIRAWNIAEALSAEHSVTLVSLAGVGDVTAPFDLVHVRPGDDRAMKPLEEWADVIVFQGLAMALFESISSSSKIIVADIYDPMHLEQLEQARQLPEAQWKRQVADATEVLNEQLARADFFLCASERQKHFYLGQLAGLGRVNPATYEGDPDLDGLLAVVPFGLSSQPPKHVKPVLRGVRDGFGEEEKILIWSGGLYNWFDPQTLIRAVARLAETRPQTRLFFQGVKHPHPGVPEMAIVAESRALAAELGVLDSVVVFNDSWVDFADRQNYLLEADAGVSTHHAHIETTFSFRTRILDYLWAELPMVVTEGDHFADLVRAETLGVAVPADDVDALAAALERVLYDDAFRRKAVKNLRRVRESYTWDSVLQPLVDFVRAPHHAADLVADGTFQAGFVPSSKPPRRKKHGIRHDAELVVHYLRNGGPQVVVRKVKNRLRRSK from the coding sequence ATGTCAGCCTCGAAACCCGGTGTCGTCTCGGTCGTGCTGGTCAACTTCCGCGGTACGGACGACACGCTGCAAGCGCTGCGTCACCTCCGCGAGCTGGACTGGCCGTCCGACCGGCTGGAACTCGTCGTCGTCGAGAACGGCTCAGGAGACGACAGCCTCGAGCGGCTGCAGGCGGAGGCGGGCGACGACGTGCTCGTCGTGCCGTCGAAGGAGAACCTCGGGTTCGCCGGCGGCTGCAACCTCGGCGTCTCCCGGTCCTCCGGCGAGTTCGTCGCGTTCCTCAACAATGACGCCAGGCCGGACGCGGCGTGGGTGCGCGCGGCGGTCACCCGCTTCGGCGAGAACGCGCGCATCGGCGCGGTCGCGAGCAAGGTGCTGGACTGGGAGGGCGAGAACGTCGACTACATCGGCGCCGCCCTCACCTGGTTCGGGATGGGCTACAAGCCGCTGACCGCGCAGCCGGCCCCCGCCGACGACGGCAGGGCGCACGACGTGCTCTTCGGCACCGGGTCGGCGATGTTCGTCCGCCGCGACGTCTACGACGCGCTCGGCGGCTTCGACAAGTCCTACTTCATGTTCTTCGAGGACGTCGACCTCGGCTGGCGGCTCAACCTCGCCGGCTGGCGCTACGTCTACGAGCCGGCATCGGTCGCCTTCCACAAGCACCACGCCTCGATGGGCGGTTTCGGCGCATACAAGGAGGACTACCTCCTCGAACGCAACGCCCTGTACACCCAGTTCAAGAACCTCGGCGACGAGGCGCTCGGCACGACCCTGCAGGCGAGCATGGCCCTCAGCGTCCGCCGAGGCGTCGAGAAGGGCCAGGTGGACACCACGGCGTTCGATCTGCGCGCGTCCGACGACGACGCCGCCCCGAACGCGTCTGTTCCGAAGGTGGCCCTCTCCAGCCTGTACGCCATCGACCAGTTCGTGGAGCACCTGCCGCAGCTGCGGGAGGCGCGCGAGCGCATCCAGTCGACCCGCGTCGTCTCGGATGCGCAGGTGTGGCGGCTCTTCGGCCAGACCGACGCGCCCTCGTTCACGACGGACCGTTATCTCGAGGGCTACGAGTCGCTCGTGGAGACGTTCGACGTCCTCGACGGCCCCACCGGCACGAAGGTGCTCGTCATCACCGGCGATCCGGTCGGTCAGCAGCTGGCCGGGCCGGCGATCCGCGCCTGGAACATCGCGGAGGCGCTGAGCGCGGAGCACTCGGTCACCCTCGTCTCGCTCGCCGGGGTCGGCGACGTGACGGCGCCGTTCGACCTCGTCCACGTGCGCCCGGGAGACGACCGCGCGATGAAGCCGCTCGAGGAGTGGGCGGACGTCATCGTGTTCCAGGGCCTCGCGATGGCGCTGTTCGAGTCGATCAGCAGCTCGTCCAAGATCATCGTCGCCGATATCTACGACCCGATGCACCTGGAGCAGCTCGAGCAGGCGCGGCAGCTGCCGGAGGCGCAGTGGAAGCGTCAGGTCGCCGACGCGACCGAGGTCCTGAACGAGCAGCTCGCACGCGCCGACTTCTTCCTGTGCGCCTCCGAGCGCCAGAAGCACTTCTACCTCGGCCAGCTCGCCGGCCTCGGCCGTGTCAACCCGGCCACGTACGAGGGCGACCCCGACCTCGACGGTCTGCTCGCCGTCGTCCCGTTCGGTCTCTCCAGCCAGCCGCCGAAGCACGTCAAGCCGGTGCTCCGCGGCGTGCGGGACGGGTTCGGCGAGGAGGAGAAGATTCTCATCTGGAGCGGCGGCCTCTACAACTGGTTCGACCCGCAGACCCTGATCAGGGCGGTCGCCCGGCTGGCGGAGACCCGCCCGCAGACTCGGCTGTTCTTCCAGGGCGTCAAGCACCCGCACCCCGGCGTGCCGGAGATGGCGATCGTCGCCGAGTCGCGCGCGCTCGCCGCGGAGCTCGGCGTGCTCGACTCGGTGGTCGTCTTCAACGACAGCTGGGTCGACTTCGCCGACCGCCAGAACTACCTGCTCGAGGCGGACGCGGGCGTGAGCACGCACCACGCGCACATCGAGACCACGTTCTCGTTCCGGACGCGCATCCTCGACTACCTGTGGGCCGAGCTGCCCATGGTGGTCACCGAGGGCGACCACTTCGCCGACCTGGTGCGTGCGGAGACGCTCGGCGTCGCGGTTCCGGCCGATGACGTCGACGCGTTGGCCGCCGCCCTGGAGCGGGTCCTCTACGACGACGCCTTCCGGCGCAAGGCGGTCAAGAACCTCAGGCGGGTGCGCGAGTCCTACACGTGGGACTCGGTGCTGCAGCCGCTCGTCGACTTCGTCCGTGCGCCGCACCACGCCGCGGACCTCGTGGCGGACGGCACCTTCCAGGCCGGCTTCGTCCCGTCCTCGAAGCCGCCGCGCCGGAAGAAGCACGGCATCCGCCACGACGCGGAACTGGTCGTCCACTACCTGCGCAACGGCGGCCCGCAGGTCGTCGTGCGCAAGGTCAAGAACCGCCTCCGGCGCTCGAAGTAG